The genomic window CGGGCCGGGGACCCATGCTACTTGGTTGCTGCTGTCCCACGGGCCGGGGACCCATGCTACTTGGTTGCTGCTGTCTCACGGGCCGGGGACCCATGCTACTCGCCGGTGCCTTGTAATTGAAACAATTGCGGGCCGGTGTGGACCGTTTTGACGCGTCCGATCAGGGTGGTGGCCGTGGCATCGGAAATTTCGATCGGCAGGAACTGTCCCGCTTGGCGACGATTGCCATCGTAGACCACGATCCGATCGCACAGCGTGCGGCCCATCATCTGACACAGCGGGCCGTCGTCTTTTTTCTTTTGAGCTCGTTTGCTGGGGCCTTCCACCAGGATCTCGACGGTCTGGCCGATGAACCGCTGATTGTCTTCGGCGGAGATTTCGTCCTGCACGGCCAGCAGTTCATTGTTGCGGCGTGTTTTGACTTCTTCGGGAACGTCGTCTTCCATGCGTTCGGAAGCTTTCGTGCCGGCGCGTACGCTGTACTTGAAGATGAAACTGTTTTTGAAGCGGCAGCGGCGGACCAGCTCGATGGTCTGCTGAAAATCCTCTTCGGTCTCGCCGCAGAAGCCGACGATGAAATCGCTGCTGACCGCGGCATCGGGCAAGATGCGTTCGATGCGTTCCATCATTTCCAGATAGTCGGCAACGGTGTAGCCGCGACGCATCCGTTTCAGTTGTTCGTCGCTGCCGCTTTGCGCCGGAACGTGTAGGTACGTCGAGCACTTGGGCAGGTCGCGAATCGTCTGCAACAACTCTTCGGTCATGTCTTTGGGATAGTTGGTCACGAACTTTAAGCGTCGCAGACCTTCGATTTCGTGCAACTGCCGCAACAGATCGCTCATCCGCGTCACCTGGCCGGCTTCGTCGGTGTAGCGGTAGCTGTTGACGGTTTGTCCGAGCAGCGTGATTTCGACGCAGCCCTGA from Roseimaritima ulvae includes these protein-coding regions:
- the miaB gene encoding tRNA (N6-isopentenyl adenosine(37)-C2)-methylthiotransferase MiaB; amino-acid sequence: MSKRLYIETVGCQMNVLDSEMVVADLKRHGYELVGSPREADTVLFNTCSVREHAEEKIYSALGKLRQAKERNPEKTIGVMGCMAQKDQQLIFQRAPFVDLIVGPGQLQQIPTLLNNIRDGQGRQLAVSLGRKSGSQERIRRSHETFDPLRDPSMRPTPFQAYLRIQIGCDKFCTYCVVPMTRGPEQGRSPEQILSEAKVLADQGCVEITLLGQTVNSYRYTDEAGQVTRMSDLLRQLHEIEGLRRLKFVTNYPKDMTEELLQTIRDLPKCSTYLHVPAQSGSDEQLKRMRRGYTVADYLEMMERIERILPDAAVSSDFIVGFCGETEEDFQQTIELVRRCRFKNSFIFKYSVRAGTKASERMEDDVPEEVKTRRNNELLAVQDEISAEDNQRFIGQTVEILVEGPSKRAQKKKDDGPLCQMMGRTLCDRIVVYDGNRRQAGQFLPIEISDATATTLIGRVKTVHTGPQLFQLQGTGE